The genomic region ACACTTCGAGATTGAAGAGGAAACGCATGCATCTTCGGTGACGCACTCATTTTATTGTCTGGTGATTTTCGACAAACACGACTTAACGTATGTCTCAAATCATCAGTTTTATAGTGTCCATTACAGAAATTGACTTTGAAAATTAACATGCGTGTACAACTACAACAGGATGCATCATCTGGAAATTTTGCAAAACAATTAATTAATATTGGAAATGAGAGCTAATGCAAATTGAAGAATCTACGCAATGTATCACCTTACCAGCAAACTTTGGTAAGATCACAGACAACATAGACGAATTGGTGCAAAAAGTTTTCCTAAACATTGCATAGAACTTCAAAAACTATCAATGACTCAGTACGCGTGTTATATTAGCGGCCAAAAACATCGATGTCAATACCATCAACTTAACCATTCAGAATGGAATACCTGGTGCCTGGTGAAGCGATAACATATAAATCCATCGATACTGTGGTGGAACAAGACAAAGTTGTCAACTATCCAACTGAATCTATCTTGAACTCGCTTGATTTGCCAGTCATGCCACCGCACTTTATTACATTGAAAATTGGCGTACCAAATAGTACCCATCATTCTTCTTCGAAAAGAAAATCCGTCACGACTTTGCAACGGAACCAGACTCTAAGTCAAGAAAATGATGAACAATGTTCAAAGGTCTCCAAAGATGAAGACCCACAATTTTTTCGAAATGAACAAATAAAATGACTCAAAATGAATTGAATATTTGTGTATGTGATGTCTTTACATCAAATTTCTTTTGGTTGGTGACGTAGTAACACGCTCAGGGTACAGCTTGTAAAATATAAGTAAGTAAGAGGAGTAGAGGAGGTATTTTATTGTGCATTACCTACCATATACATAGTAATACACAAAAGTTTATTGCATTCTATTACGTTctatatgtacagggtgtttggtaaagaatgggccatagcttaacctcatattcctgaggttaaaataggtcgatttaagctaacttaccttagtacaaaagttgataataaccgaaatacattgtgtcaaagttaaacttttattttatttattcttgaatatttcctgacaagcatcggataacaacacgaaatttggtaagcgggggttttttgggatgagaaatgtaaattcgccaccaaaaatgatgtattacccagagggcgttacatacgtctttcagtccccatttaatacgttcagtttttttatcccccactctacatactttttaaatcaaaattttttagTCTCTTGATATttctacttaaaaaaggtatactagaTTTATCTCggtaaactcaactgttttcgagataaacgcattttaaatctgctaCACAACATATTtttgtgcataatatcattgtagttagacataaaaaataaactttttttttattaatggctttgacagagccaattagccagactatttgtgtttttttgtatggtattacaataacaattttaagttaatatctaagcctacttattatctaaatttacagagtgttatactatattaatggatacatttttcaattttgtgtgatatttttacaattttataattttattatctaagcctatttaaaatttaaatttacaggacgttacatattcgtaaagacattgtaacgtctgcttattttttggaaaaagaatttcgtttaacTTGACAGGTaaagaaaccataataattgttccagttctcatatttatgtcatttatttatgtgtttatttatgtcattgcatcgcaaattccatttgaagaaatttccgatacatttttgtaaatttttatggtttaagTTATTTtccgggtgtaactacaatgataatacgcaaaaaattatgttgccccgcagatttaaaatgcgtttatctcaaaaacggttgagtttaccgagatgaatgtagtattataccttttttaagtaaaaatattaagagaataaaagttttacttcaagaagtatgtagagtgggtaataaaaaaaaagaatgtgtgtgtactttgtacgcacgtaagaagttatacttctattctaatataatctaacttcatattataatttcaacgaaatcaatatgtATACCTATcaactttaaacagttttttgtattgtatttaaatattaaactaattttagaaagaacaaaaagaataccaaaaattaaaaaaaaacagggaTATGACTTTGTCCGGATTTGAACAGGGGACCTTTCGATTCCtgggcgaatgctctaccgatcagctaccaccgtttttgtattcagtcgatcatttatcggacataattacaatcacggtgacagatacattaattgaaaataaacattttcaataatacttattaggaggaagacaaatccacagacataaaaattataataaatatatttactaaaaacactaataatacaTTCTTTTCACGCataccttatttgcgctacataacttaaaagatgtagcgactaataccatactgtcggtgtgcgcatgtgctagggaatgtaaaaattcaccctcgtgcctaaagaagtataacttcaaaaaattgaACCTATGTTGCGCCCTAAAAGACGTATGTTGCGCCCTCTCGGCAATACATTATTTTTGGTggtgaatttagatttctcgtcccaaaaacacccctcttaccaaatttcgtgttattatcccatgcgtgttaaTGTAACCATCTAACacctaagatctaacaacatcactagaaaaaccaaatgcaaaatatacaaaaccctgataaaaccggtccttatatatggatcagagacatggacactgtctaaaagcgatgagaacttattaggtacgtttgaacaaaaaatccttagacacataataagggggtgaaagaaaatgacgtatggcgcagaagatataattttgaactatacgcagcatacaacgaacccgacgtcataacatccataaagatcggacgtctgggctaaatgggccatgttgaacgaatgttggagaccgaaacaccaaaacatataatgaagcaaacaccagtagggagaaggtcaaagggaagacccaaacttagatacatggaacaagtggaacaagatctgaaaacacttgagatttcccactggaagaacaaagcaaggaacagaacagaatgacGGAAAATCCTAGAATAAgtcaggacccaaaaagggttgtcgagctactgatgatgatgatgatcccatgcgtgttaggaaatattcaagaataaataaaataaaagtttaactttgacaccctgtatgtcggttattatcaacttttgtactaaggtaagtaagcttaaatcgacttattttaacctcaggaatctatggttaagctatgacccattctttaccaaacaccctgtataatataattctagattcaaaatagtatctacaataccgggtgtccacttatattttcccccattttaactgcctataacttctaaacggttcaagatagaaatatgcggttttcgctgaaatgttttattttagaaaaagttttgtttgaatggattgcattttttatatcgctttcaaatccGAAATAAAAagtggcggatttttgaaaaaaactttgttgacttttttttaatggaacacccagtatatttttttgtaaattgaaagaaaggtcattcacctatccagcgatataaagtttttcaaaatcggttgtcaaatcactgggtaattaatttttaaaatgaggggtgcaacgaggatatcacatacctaaataacataactgagcaaaatgatactATGTTATGTGAcatccacattgcatctctctttttaaaaattaattgctcagtcatttgacaaccgattttaaaaatttttatatcgctggataggcaaatgaccgttttttcaaattacaaaaaaatatactgggtgttttaataaaaaaagtcaacaacgtgttttttcaaaaatccgccattttttatttaaaagcgatataaaaaatggtcatttacctaaaaacttgaaaaaacagtCATTTATCTATCccgcgatataaagttttttaaaatcggttgtcaaatgactgagcaattaatttttaaaatgagagatgcaatgtggaaatcacataacttgcttagttatgttatttaggtatgtgatatccacgttgcacctctcattttaaaaattaattactcagtgatttgacaaccgattttgaaaaactttatatcgctagataggtgaatgacctttctttcaatttacaaaagaatatagaGGGTGTTCtgtttaaaaaaagtcaacaaagttcttttcaaaaatccgccattttttatttcgtatttgaaagcgatataaaaaattccgtCCATTCATACAAAACTttcactaaaataaaacatttcagtgaaaaccgcatatttctatcttgagccgtttagaagttataggcagttaaaatgggggaaaatataagtggacacccggtatttgaAAGTGTAAACTATGAGATTTTTAGACTGACTGACTaacaatgtaccgggtgtccacttatattttcccccattttaactgcctataacttctaaacggcccAAGATAGAAATATACGGTtctcgctgaaatgttttattttagaaaaagttttgtctgaatggattgaattttttatatcgctttcaaatacgaaaaaaaatggcggatttttgaaaaaaaagttgttgactttttttaatggaacacccagtatatttttttgtaaattgaaagaaaggtcattcacctatccagcgatataaagtttttcaaaatcggttgtcaaatcactgagtaattaatttttaaaatgaggggtgcaacgtggatatcacatacctaaataacataactgagcaaaatgatattgttatgtgatttccacattgcatctctcattttaaaaattaattgctcagtcatttggcaaccgattttaaaattttttatatcgctggataggtaaatgaccgttttttcaagatacaaaaaatatactgggtgttttaataaaaaagtcaacaacgttttttttttcaaaaatccgccattttttatttaaaagcgatataaaaaatagtcacttacctaaaaacttgaaaaaacggtcatctatctatccagcgatataaaattttttaaaatcggttgtcaaatgactgagcaattaatttttaaaatgagagatgcaatgtggaaatcacataacttggttagttatgttatttaggtatgtgatatccacgttgcacctctcattttaaaaattaattactcagtgatttggccaccgattttgaaaaactttatatcgctagataggcgAATGCTCTTTctttcaatttaaaaaataatatactgggtgttccattaaaaaaaagtcaacaacgttttttttcaaaaatccgccatattttatttcgtatttgaaagcgatataaaaaattcaatccattcagacaaaacttttactaaaataaaacatttcagtgaaaaccgcatatttttatcttgagccgtttagaagttataggcagtgaAAATGGGtaaaaatataagtggacacccgctATAATacacagtatggtgcaaatgtttggaattaattcgttatttcgtaagccaggGACTTTAAGGAAAAAGGACATTTTTTGCTGTCTTCTGagagcagtagaatgtattttggattaaatgatttacatacatttttctttttgtgtcaattaatttaattcaaaataagttttcttggatatcctgtataaataattatgtcaatgtttatattactgaatagagaattgaataacgtttcaaatgagctagcacacaacccttattctcatttaaaaaatcatcgattacgtcatcacgcttaaatgaatgacgacactagtatgatatatatgtcaaatactcataattcaaaaataaaaatcggcttacgaaataaataatttatgccaaacatttgcaccatactgtatattacgATTATTATATGTATTACTGTATTATATGGGAGGTTcgtataataatattatagccaACTTTATATGGGAGGTCTGAGCCAATCTATATTCAATAAAGCAAGCACACGCACCTAAACGTTAGGTATAGTTTGGGGCTACAATACATCCTTTAAAATAATAAAGATTACACACAAGTAGGTCGTAAATTCTTCCTTTCGTgtatacaaattttttaaatacaaaattaataatTTGGCAGTGTGCCGTTATCATAATACATGAGTTCATATAGACtatgttccaacgaaaatttgaccccctcaGAAACACAGAAACCAAGAGTTttttcacaatttaaaaaaacacgtcaatttataCTGGGATTAGGACGAATTTttatgcaaaattcatgccctcaaaaATGTAACTCCCTACTGCCCTGCATCAACCccagttttttttgtaaataacaaCTGTGGTCGTGTGGCACAttatttaaaaggtaatttttttctctacacgacactctattttttaatttgctgagtaactttgaagataattttggatttaccTAATTTATTGGTTGAACATCATTaataacaaaaaacataaaatttcattaaattaACTAATTAAATGTTCGAAATAACCTCCCCTGACCTCCATAAAATAATAAAGTCTATTTTCAAAGCCTCTTCGTATATTTGCAAATACATACCTCAATATTATATGAGATTGAATATTCATGTAATAAGTTTAATTAGATAAATCCAACATTATCTTCAAAgttattacgtaaattaaaaaaaattagagtgtcgggtagagaaaaaaattacttttCAAATGATGTGCTACTCGACCAcccttgctatttaaaaaaaaaactggtggttgatgcggggcagtacggggttacatttgagggcataaattttgcataaaaatttttCCCGCTCCCAGTATAAATTgatgtgtttttttaaatattgaaaaaaatcttgGTTTCTGAGTCTCTGAGGGGgtaaaattttcgttggaacagaaTGTATATTTAACAGTATTGACATACATAAAGATATGTTCTATTATCAGTTTTAAGACCAATTGAAATAATTATGATTGTGTATGTGGTGTCGTGTAAGTTCATTttgatattaatttaaaaaagaatattATGAACCTTGCATGCATTGTAACCAAGTAAAATCATATCAAGCGTAATTAAGCAATATACTAGGTAGGTGCAGAAGTTTGCAGAAAACAGCCAGCTGATAGCAACGTAAGTATATACATAGTATATATCAAATTCCGATTCATCAAAGCATATGTATGAAGTAAAGCCATGCGATAGGTGCACATTTATAATTTTCTATAAGGTTTGCAGCAAAATAGTCTTACCTCGAACTGTAATCTTCATCTTCCGGAGGCACAGCTGCAGAACTTTTGCTTTTGCTTAAAAATCGACTTGTGTAACCGTACTTAGGTGTTTCTTCTTCCGTTACAGTCGATGTCCTGCTTCTAGAATACTTGGACGGTTCATCTCTAGTAGTCCCATATCTCGTTCTTACAGGAGATTCAGCTTCCTCTCTACTTTTTCTACGAACGCTTTCGACACTATTATCTCTTGCATTTGCACTTCTAGCTAAAAGAGGACCTATATCAGATTTGGCAATTTCCTTAGTATCAGTTTTCTGTGTTTCCTCATCAGATTCTTCTTCAGATTCAGTTTCTTCTTCAGAGCTAGTTTCcgtttcatcttcttcttcttccttagtTGGAGctgttgtatttttgtttaagAATCGACTTTGGAAAGGTTTGTTTTGGACAGGTGATGAATTCTTTTTACTTGGTGTAGTTGGTTCTACTTTAGAGAGAATTTTCTTCTTAACCTCATCTGTGGTGAAAGGAGCTCCAGTAGATCGAACTGCGCTTGAGGACGTAGAGGATTCGGAAGATGTATGAGATTCAGAGCTAGCTGATCTTGCGGATTTCTTGTGGCTAGCATCAGATGGTCGCCTTGGAGTTGCTGCGGTGGCACTTTTAGGGGATGTCTTTTTTTGACTCTGTTGACGAGAATTTACAGACTCCTCACTTTCTTCGGCGCTGGAGACAGCCTGGAGAAAATAGGGTGTTAGGATTTGTGTAGTTTTTTTTCAAACATTCTTCATGCTTTACACACAACACAAAAAAGATTTGAAGAAGAAGTAGTAGAAACATGCCAGTGTGTAATCGGGGTAATCAATAGTCATCTATACTTTTcaagttaatttttacagaatgtaCAAGCAACACAACATTTAATATTTATCTATTAAGAGCTCtattctaaaaattgtttaatcaGGTACTTGAGTGCTTATAAAGAGGCTACTGTTCAAGTTCATCTAGACTCACCTCAGGGGCTGGTGTTTTCCGCTGTCTTTCTTCAGTAGCAGGCCTCACTGTCTCTGTCGTTGTATCCGTCGACGTAGTAGCCCCtttattttgtttcttaattCTAGCTATTTCGTCATCTTCACTAACTTGCCTTACGGCTGGCGGAGGAGGCCTTTTTGGCACAACTTTAGGTTGGACAGGGGCAGGGGTGGGTTCTTCCTTTTTCTTGGTTTTGCCACTTTCATGTTCCTGCATTTTTTTCATTACCCTGGGTGAGTCTGCAAGCCTAGTTATTCCACTAAGAGGACCTCTAGATGCGTCTTCTGTATCAAACGCACGTTCTCGTTCCTTCTCCTTGTGCTCATTAAATCTCACTCTAGTGTTTGGTTCGGTATCTGAATCGTTTTCTGTTGCTTGATGTCTTCTAAACCTACTATATTTGGATCGTGTTGGTCTAGTGTCATGGTCATAGTCATCCCCATAATCACCTCCACGACCATAACGACTTTCTCCAGTACTTTTTGGTCTATCTCCAAATTTCCTTCCTCCTAAAACTTGATCTTCATCATTATAGCCTCGTTCCCCATATCCTCTTTCTTCTTGTTGCCTAAATTGTGAGGCTAATCGATGGTCGCTCTTAGATCTCATTAGTCCAGAATTTGGAGGCTGCAATAATCCAGGCTGTTGACCAAAGTGTGACTGACTTGGTAAATTAAGATCTCCAAAACCAGCAACATGGAGTACCAATTGATTGGGATCATGTGCTAAAACTAACCTTACTTTCCGACTGTAGTCAGCGTTTTCGTATTCGAAATTACGAATAAACTCTACAgtctttaaaaatatttctttggCATCCATAAGCTCGCAATCATCCCAGATATCTACGTTTTCATTCATATGTTTATCAGCTAGGTCGCAATTACTTAAAATATTCGATATTTCTAgctctaaattttcttttagagTAGTCAGACTTCTTACTTCGGTACCAAGGTATCTGTCTAGCTCTCCTCTTAAATAGTCAGTACGGTCTTTTAAAGCTTTGCTAAGTCTTCTATATATTTCTTCAACTTCCTCACCAACTGATAAACAGTTCGTTTGCATATTCTGTGAGTTCTTTTCCACCAAAGCTAGAGTATCCTGCAACCTGTGAATACCCCTTCTGATTTGATTATTTATCCTAGAAATTTCTCGTCTTAGTATTTCCATATGTGCTGATTTACACTCTTCACATATTTTTTTATCGCAGTGAGAACAGAAGCTGCAGTATGCTTTTTCTGAACAGACGTTGCATCGTTCCATGATCTGTCCACTGGTTGGATCGGGCAGTTCTCCGGTTATTTCTATGTGTAGTTCCAAAAAGCGTTGAAGGGTTACGTTCGTTGGAAATCCTTGGACTCCATTGTATGGTATTCTGTGTTCTGCGCGGCATTCTGGGCATTTGATCTGCAAAAAAGAGACGAACTTGGTTATCCATCATTGAAAAAGAATATAGTATCATTAAATCGAATCAATagtttcaaaataatatttaataatgtGCATACGGTAAAAGTTTATTACGTAATtacaaattatcagtagtaattgcacaagagctctaaaattctatattaattttagagatcgagtgcaatttattgcgattatttcatgaataaaactgttcaaaaccaaaattttattttaatttatttatgtaagtacaaattagtacaattaaacacacagttgttataaatatgtatttgacggttgaaagtcatcacttttataatttttaaaacatttgtcattaatgtcactgaatgtattttttcgtagcaacgaagggcatctgacgtaatatgcttgacgacgggcaattatcgaaaaagttatcagtttaatttagatttctgtagctttctattggtcagaatctcctatgaatgaaataatcagtagtaattgcacaagagctctaaaattctatattaattttagagatcgagtgcaatttgttgcgattatttcatgaataaaactattcaaaaccaaaattttattgtaatttatttatgtaagtacaaattagtacaattaaacacacagttgttataaatatttgacggttgaaagacatcacttttataatttttaaaacattaattgtcaataatgtcactgaatgtattttttcatagcaacgaagggtatctgacgtaatatacttgacgacgggaaattatcaaaaattatcgggtataatagcACAacagagtgagaataaattgaaaataatgcgacagtttttcgaaaatttgttgtctggcaatagacacgagagcccgcagggctcgagtggctattgcttaacgacaacaaatttgagtaaaaatgaagcattatttcttatttattcttactgtcgtgtgatattcgtaagattattttttaatacgtatattatggatattttcttaaatatgacagttgtcaaaactaggaaactggttgccattaaacagaaagaatctacttaaaaaaattctatcggtaattttctacagtagataattctcagtataattttaatctgattggacagaattaaacacgtgatcaaatatcttactatacgattggaagttaaaatcatcaaaaaataatcagttaaatttttatttctgtagctttctatgggtcagaatctcctatgaatgaaaaaATCGGTGTAATTTATAAAAGGCCTTTGAAAGTTATTCTGTCTTCTACAACTGACAAATAAATGCAAACCTGTTAAATATCATCGTAGGTGATAACAACTGATATCTAATGCGACAGTgaaaattcaaagaaaatataaaattatcCAAGATGTGGAGATATAAAATCAGTGAAACCAAAGCCAAAAAAACGTGATATTTACACAACACGAGATTTGTAATATAATTATAGATAAGTAAAACTAAGTATTTTGAGTCATTTCTCATATATGAACCAAAGTCAATGTCACTGATGTAGTTTTGATATACATGGCTCTTAAAGATATTCGCCACTGTTTGTTTTTTGAATGACTTTTGCCACAGAAGAGGGTTTTTTTCTGGAAAAAGTCACTCGTTTGATGGCTCTACCTCTATACCCTTAGTTATTTTTGGTCTGATTTCATCTTCACTATTCGTTTTCTTGTTGAAAATTACTCCCAAATAATTTCAGGTTTTTACAcccttgatttttttttattttctacatGTAAATCAAGGGTTTCGTCATTGCCCAATATTAGATATTCATATTTTGCcatattcatttttagaccgTACTCTTCTTATTCTGCTTTTTCTCATATATCTATAATTCCCTATAATATTTCCTATCATACAGCTATTTTATCTTCAGCGGTCACTATTCGGTCATCAACAAAGAAGAGGTTAAAAAGCTTCTTTTCATCCTCTGTTATTCCCATCCTTCCGTTATTCCAAAGCTCACCCATTTCTGTAGTATAGGGATCTGTCTAGATAAATCTTAAATAGGGTATCTTAATATAGCTATAAGGCTAGGTAGAtaaaaaatggcatatttttgggcgtatatatcttaggttcaaggagagacaagaaaaccgcaaatacaccaaatcaatagcgttgagttaagctttcaatgTTGCCTAAGCGGTCAAGATCATAtctacacacggctcagtatagccgaacaACTGAAActttaaactttgaaaattttggtttttcgacaattactcaaaatttcaacctaagaattgcgccaataactgaacgtatgtagaaggactctagatacgtctaacggtgtatacctcatatctaaaaaaattcgaatctttaagttataggcttcatgatcaaatttatttcttatgggaaaaaggtttttcaagctcaataattcctgtaataccttcagttatcataattgaccttggatgcatcagatactacttatcaatacgtttcaaattcatgttaatgttcaaaatcggttaagccgttcagaagttattgaactccaaaagtataatccatttaaccgtTATCGCCGAAATAGTTTATGTACCTAGTTGTAGTGGTTACTACTTACTACGCTTAGTTTGATCGGGCAATCCAAgtttggcgaatggatttagtgtcggcagtcatataaacccatatcttcttctttaagtgccatctccgcggcggaggtcagcaatcatcatagctattcgtattttagagacggctgctctgaaaagttcatttgatgtacatccgtaccactctcttagattgcgcagc from Diabrotica virgifera virgifera chromosome 3, PGI_DIABVI_V3a harbors:
- the LOC114330580 gene encoding RING finger protein nhl-1 isoform X2, which codes for MEQFEQLLTCAICLDRYRNPKLLPCQHSFCMEPCLEGTVDYVRRQIKCPECRAEHRIPYNGVQGFPTNVTLQRFLELHIEITGELPDPTSGQIMERCNVCSEKAYCSFCSHCDKKICEECKSAHMEILRREISRINNQIRRGIHRLQDTLALVEKNSQNMQTNCLSVGEEVEEIYRRLSKALKDRTDYLRGELDRYLGTEVRSLTTLKENLELEISNILSNCDLADKHMNENVDIWDDCELMDAKEIFLKTVEFIRNFEYENADYSRKVRLVLAHDPNQLVLHVAGFGDLNLPSQSHFGQQPGLLQPPNSGLMRSKSDHRLASQFRQQEERGYGERGYNDEDQVLGGRKFGDRPKSTGESRYGRGGDYGDDYDHDTRPTRSKYSRFRRHQATENDSDTEPNTRVRFNEHKEKERERAFDTEDASRGPLSGITRLADSPRVMKKMQEHESGKTKKKEEPTPAPVQPKVVPKRPPPPAVRQVSEDDEIARIKKQNKGATTSTDTTTETVRPATEERQRKTPAPEAVSSAEESEESVNSRQQSQKKTSPKSATAATPRRPSDASHKKSARSASSESHTSSESSTSSSAVRSTGAPFTTDEVKKKILSKVEPTTPSKKNSSPVQNKPFQSRFLNKNTTAPTKEEEEDETETSSEEETESEEESDEETQKTDTKEIAKSDIGPLLARSANARDNSVESVRRKSREEAESPVRTRYGTTRDEPSKYSRSRTSTVTEEETPKYGYTSRFLSKSKSSAAVPPEDEDYSSSRYNSTADDVDSKYPASGRSRYMALKERRQRLARSRSSQQFGDDEDIDEPVSPTTSNPSAYLAAKGYGTSSSAHDLARSRSSHALKSRDNSPDRSAAAAAEKDGAALSSWARYLKSKYGNRSGAKDKDVSSSASTPSASSSGAARRLSLGLPLRSSTELASSDDDSKNMQGSPTTPTAAIAVAGIAQAVAGTTPRSQYLQKCEQLFQIGSRGSEAGCFTWPRGVAVGPDNTIVVADSSNHRVQVFDANGRFIKEFGQYGNKEGEFDCLAGVAVNRIGQYIIADRYNHRIQVFDPSGRFLRAFGSQGTADGRFNYPWGITTDALGFIYVCDKENHRVQVFQSDGTFVGKFGSMGNKEGQLEHPHYIAVSNTNRVVVSDSNNHRIQIFDVNGKVLTSFGSEGSEEGQFKFPRGVAVDDQGYICVADSGNNRIQIFSPDGGFLRAFGCWGIGKAEFKGLEGVAMTPNGHILVCDRENHRIQVF
- the LOC114330580 gene encoding RING finger protein nhl-1 isoform X3 gives rise to the protein MEQFEQLLTCAICLDRYRNPKLLPCQHSFCMEPCLEGTVDYVRRQIKCPECRAEHRIPYNGVQGFPTNVTLQRFLELHIEITGELPDPTSGQIMERCNVCSEKAYCSFCSHCDKKICEECKSAHMEILRREISRINNQIRRGIHRLQDTLALVEKNSQNMQTNCLSVGEEVEEIYRRLSKALKDRTDYLRGELDRYLGTEVRSLTTLKENLELEISNILSNCDLADKHMNENVDIWDDCELMDAKEIFLKTVEFIRNFEYENADYSRKVRLVLAHDPNQLVLHVAGFGDLNLPSQSHFGQQPGLLQPPNSGLMRSKSDHRLASQFRQQEERGYGERGYNDEDQVLGGRKFGDRPKSTGESRYGRGGDYGDDYDHDTRPTRSKYSRFRRHQATENDSDTEPNTRVRFNEHKEKERERAFDTEDASRGPLSGITRLADSPRVMKKMQEHESGKTKKKEEPTPAPVQPKVVPKRPPPPAVRQVSEDDEIARIKKQNKGATTSTDTTTETVRPATEERQRKTPAPEAVSSAEESEESVNSRQQSQKKTSPKSATAATPRRPSDASHKKSARSASSESHTSSESSTSSSAVRSTGAPFTTDEVKKKILSKVEPTTPSKKNSSPVQNKPFQSRFLNKNTTAPTKEEEEDETETSSEEETESEEESDEETQKTDTKEIAKSDIGPLLARSANARDNSVESVRRKSREEAESPVRTRYGTTRDEPSKYSRSRTSTVTEEETPKYGYTSRFLSKSKSSAAVPPEDEDYSSSSSHALKSRDNSPDRSAAAAAEKDGAALSSWARYLKSKYGNRSGAKDKDVSSSASTPSASSSGAARRLSLGLPLRSSTELASSDDDSKNMQGSPTTPTAAIAVAGIAQAVAGTTPRSQYLQKCEQLFQIGSRGSEAGCFTWPRGVAVGPDNTIVVADSSNHRVQVFDANGRFIKEFGQYGNKEGEFDCLAGVAVNRIGQYIIADRYNHRIQVFDPSGRFLRAFGSQGTADGRFNYPWGITTDALGFIYVCDKENHRVQVFQSDGTFVGKFGSMGNKEGQLEHPHYIAVSNTNRVVVSDSNNHRIQIFDVNGKVLTSFGSEGSEEGQFKFPRGVAVDDQGYICVADSGNNRIQIFSPDGGFLRAFGCWGIGKAEFKGLEGVAMTPNGHILVCDRENHRIQVF